The following proteins are encoded in a genomic region of Amphiura filiformis chromosome 11, Afil_fr2py, whole genome shotgun sequence:
- the LOC140165175 gene encoding LOW QUALITY PROTEIN: uncharacterized protein (The sequence of the model RefSeq protein was modified relative to this genomic sequence to represent the inferred CDS: inserted 1 base in 1 codon): MSDDKENSEEQGTDKVESGLEKNNNEKNANKTSGSRAPSRAKSRGSIGDQRKMVSRAGSHMSSRPDSIMDGLINRDVGADDDRPGSAHTISSETTGGWDTDLEIDATVIALRRKVREDYDATGRTTYKEACRLNGVIPVSYFLRHIGDXELVMKHHGLGPAGAKAIAIALVTNTTICKLNLSDNWLDAEGGIAIADMLRENCYITDLDLSENKLNNSGAKAVCDMLQQNNTLTHLTLAGNGFEDKSAEYFAEVILNNNKLDYLNISHNDFSEAAGEILGPAIAENITLKHLDLSWNHIRRKGALSLAKGVMNNIGLRKLDLSWNGFGNEGAEALGEAFKFNSSLEELDMTNNRISAEGAVLLGKGIMVNESLKTIKMAKNPMQTAGGYAILKAVKENTNSAIDELDFSTIQVNKDFEELFNETKETRPNLKVKHGGMQEEVKPKKQLNPMVKLQRFIQKNNLRLVDFFNDFDTDGSMSVTYDEFEIGLKNSGIDLSDDEIQYLISQLDSDGDGEINYSEVYGIYQRLDERELYLGYAKK; encoded by the exons ATGTCGGATGACAAGGAGAATTCCGAGGAACAGGGAACGGACAAGGTTGAGAGTGGACTAGAGAAgaacaacaatgagaaaaatgccAATAAAACTAGTGGCAGTCGGGCGCCTAGCAGAGCGAAAAGCAGAGGCAGTATTGGAGACCAGAGGAAG ATGGTGAGTCGTGCAGGAAGCCACATGTCATCCCGACCAGACAGTATTATGGATGGACTTATCAATAGAGATGTTGGCGCTGATGATGATAGGCCAGGCTCTGCACATACTATCAGTAGCGAGACTACTGGAGGCTGGGATACGGACTTAGAGATAGATG CTACTGTGATTGCATTACGAAGAA AGGTGCGTGAAGACTATGATGCAACAGGCAGGACCACCTACAAGGAAGCGTGTCGTCTCAACGGCGTCATCCCGGTGTCATATTTCTTACGTCATATTGGAG TCGAACTTGTAATGAAGCACCATGGACTCGGACCCGCTGGAGCTAAAGCCATTGCAATTGCACTTGTG ACAAATACTACAATTTGCAAGCTTAATCTGAGTGATAATTGGTTGGATGCTGAAGGGGGTATTGCAATAGCTGATATGCTGAGGGAAAACTGCTATATAACAGACTTG GACCTATCAGAGAATAAACTTAATAACAGTGGAGCCAAGGCTGTATGTGATATGCTGCAACAAAACAACACACTCACACATCTGACTCTAGCAG GAAATGGCTTTGAAGACAAGAGTGCAGAATATTTTGCAGAAGTTATTTTG aATAACAATAAGCTAGACTACTTAAACATAAGTCACAATGACTTCAGTGAGGCCGCTGGAGAGATCCTAGGACCAGCTATTGCAGAAAACATCACATTAAAACATCTGGATCTAAGTTGGAATCATATCAGAAGAAAAGGGGCATTATCACTAGCTAAAGGAGTCATG AATAATATTGGATTAAGGAAGTTGGATTTGTCTTGGAATGGGTTTGGTAACGAGGGAGCTGAAGCACTTGGAgaagcattcaaattcaatagttCCTTGGAAGAACTGGATATGAC AAATAACAGAATCTCAGCTGAAGGTGCTGTACTCTTAGGCAAAGGAATTATGGTCAATgaatcactgaaaacaattaaG ATGGCCAAAAACCCTATGCAGACTGCAGGAGGATATGCCATACTCAAAGCTGTGAAAGAAAACACAAATAGTGCAATTGATGAACTGGACTTTTCT ACAATCCAAGTCAACAAAGACTTTGAAGAACTCTTCAATGAAACAAAGGAAACCAGACCAAACTTGAAGGTCAAACATGGCGGCATGCAAGAAGAGGTCAAACCTAAGAAACAACTCAATCCTATGGTCAAATTACAGCGCTTTATACAGAAAAACAACTTGAGGCTTGTTGACTTCTTCAATGACTTTGATACAGATGGCAGTATGAGTGTGACGTATGATGAATTTGAAATAGGTCTAAAG AATTCTGGTATAGACTTATCAGATGATGAGATCCAGTATTTAATTAGTCAATTAGACAGTGACGGGGATGGAGAGATTAATTACAG TGAGGTTTACGGTATTTATCAGAGATTGGATGAACG TGAGCTTTATCTTGGTTATGCTAAGAAATAA